AGCTGATCGCGCTGGTGGACAAGAACCAGGGCGGCGAACTGCTGGCGCGCCTGAAGGGCGTGCGCCGCAAGCTGACCCAGGACCTGGGCTTCCTGATTCCCGCCGTGCACGTGCGCGACAACCTGGAGCTGGCCCCGGGCCAGTACCGCGTGCTGGTCCACGGCGTGCCGCTGGCCACCGGCGACATCCATCCCGACCGCGAGCTGGCGCTGGACCCGGGCCGCGTGTTCGGCGCGCTGGACGGCATCCCCGGCAAGGACCCGGCCTTCGGCCTGGATTCGACCTGGATCCTGCCCGCCCAGCGCGCGCATGCCGAGTCGCTGGGCTATACCGTGGTCGACGCAGCCACCGTGGTGGCCACCCACTTGTCGCACCTGATCCGCGAGCGTGCCGCCGAACTGCTGGGCCTGGAAGAGGTGCAGCAGCTGCTGGCCACGCTGGGCCGCGGCGGCAACGCCAAGCTGGTCGAGGACCTCACGCCCAAGCTGCTGCCGCTGTCGGTGGTGGCCAAGGTGCTGCAGTCGCTGCTGGCCGACAAGGTGCCCCTGCGCCAGATCCGCCAGATCGTCGAGACCCTGCTCGAGCACGCCGTGCACACCCAGGACCCGGCGCAGCTGACCGCCGCGGTGCGCGTGGCGCTGGGCCGCTTCATCGTCCAGGAGCTCAACGGCATGGCCGACGAACTGCCGGTGTTCACCCTGGCCCCGCAGCTGGAGCGGGTGATGCAGGACTCGGTCAGCGGCCAGGGCGGCGCCCTGGAGCCCGGCCTGGCCGAGCGCATCCACCAGAACCTGAGCCAGTGCGTGACCCAGCAGGAAAGCAAGGGCGAACCGGCCGTGCTGCTGGTCCCCGGCAACGTGCGCGCCGCCATCGCCCGCCTGGTCCGCCACAGCGTGCCTTCGCTGTCGGTGCTGGCCTACTCGGAGGTGCCGGAGGACAAGCGTCTCAGGTTGGTCGGGGCGGTGGGTTGAAGGAGCCGGGATTCGGGATTGGGGATTCGGGATTCGGCGGCATCTCTGACGCGCGCATGACGTGCCTCGTCTCTTGAGCGGCTGGAGCAAGCCAAGCCTGTAAAAGCAAACGCCACGACCTGCCCCAATCCCCAATCCCCAATCCCCAATCCCCAATCCCCAATCCCGAATCCCCAATCCCCGCCCCACCCACGGCACAACTCCTGCATGAGTCCATCCAAGCGCGATGCCGGAGGGCCGGCAGCGCCGGAGACCACCGCCCGATGAACATCAAGAGTTTCGTTGCCAGCGACATGCGCACCGCGCTGCGGATGATCCGCGACGCGCAGGGCCCCGACGCGGTGATCCTGTCCAGCCGGCCGGTGGCCGGCGGCATCGAAGTGGTCTCGGCCACCGGGTACGACCAGGCCGCGCTGGCCCGCGCCATGCGCGCGGTGGGCGCGGATCCGGCCGACGCCAGCCCGGCCGCGCTGTCGGCGCTGGCCCAGCAGCAGCTGCCCGCCGGGATCCCGGCATCCGTCGGAATCCCGGCACCGGCTGCGCCCCTCCCGCCGGTCGCCGCGGCCCCGCAGCCGCCGGCCGCGCAGTCCGATCCGGCCGCCGCCTTCGCCGCGGCGTTGCACCAGGCCCGCCCCGAAGCCAGCGGCTCCGACTCGCTGCTGGCCCGCGCCCGCGCCCGTCTGCGCGGACAGCCGGCCGAACCCGCGCCGACCGCCGCGCCGGCGCCGGAGCGCCCCGCCGCCCCCGAAGCCACCGCCCAGGTCGACGTGCAGGACTTCGCCGCCGCCCTGCGCGCGCGCCTGGCCGAGAGCGAGGCCCAGGCCACCGTCACCCTGGACATGACCCGCCCCGCGCAGCCGATCAACGCGGCGCCCGTGGCCCCGGCCGCCGCTGCGCGCGTCGAGGCGCCGGTCGAACCCGCCCGCCCCGCCCTGTCGGTGGTGCCCGGCGTCGAGATGGACCCCGCCATCGTCGCCATGCGCGAGGAGATGGCCCGCATGCGCGCGCTGATGGAGGCGCAGATGGAGCAGCTCGCGCTCGAGCGCCTGCGCGGTTCGCCGGCACGCGCGGCCGCCTTCGACGCCCTGACCGGCTACGGCTGCGAACAGGCCCTGGCCCAGGCCGTGGCCCTGCGCGTGGATCCGTCGCTGCCGCTGGCCGAGGTCGGCGCGGCGATGCTGGCCGAACTGGCCGACAGCCTCACCGTCTGCGCCAGCGAGACCATCGACGAAGGCGGCGTGATCGCCCTGGTCGGCCCGACCGGCGCCGGCAAGACCACCACCGCGGCCAAGCTGGCCGCGCGCTTCGCCGCCCGCCACCGCGCCCGCGACGTGGCCCTGATCACCACCGACTGCGAGCGCCCCGGCGCGCACGAGCAGCTGCAGGCCTACGGCCGCCGGCTCGGCATCACCGTGTGCGAGGCGCGCGGCATCGGCGGCCTGCAGCTGGCGCTGGAGCAGCTGGCCGACTATCCGCTGGTGCTGGTGGACACCACCGGCTACGCGCCGACCGACCGCGCACTGTTCAACCAGATCCTGTGGCTGCGCGCGACCACCAAGGTGCGCAGCCTGCTGGTGCTGCCGGCCAACGGCCATGCCCAGGACATGGGCGAGGTCATCCGCCGCTATCGCCCGGCCGCGCCGGAAGGGCTGATCCTGACCAAGCTGGACGAGACCGGCTACCTGGGCAGCGCCCTGTCGGTGGCCGCGCGCACCGCCATGCCCATCGCCTACACCACCAACGGCCAGCGCATCGACAGCGACATCGACGCCGCCGACGCCGCCGCCATCGCCCAGGCGATGGAAAGCGCGCGCCGCAGCAGCGATGTGGCCACCCACGGCATCGAGACCCGCCATGCAGTCGCCTGATCCGCGCGCCCCGCGCATGCCCCGCGTCATCGCCGTGGCCAGCGGCAAGGGCGGCGTGGGCAAGACCACGACCTCGATCAACCTGGCCGCGGCCATGGTCAACGCCGGCCAGCGCACGCTGCTGCTGGACACCGACCTGGGGCTGGCCAACGCCGATGTGATGCTGGGGCTGTCCCCACGCTTCACCCTGTCCGACGTGTTCGCCGGCAAGTGCACGCTGGCCGACACGCTGCTGGAAGGCCCGGGTGGCCTGCTGGTGGTGCCGGCCGCCTCGGGCAAGCAGCACATGGCCCAGCTGTCGCCGGCCGAGCACACTGGCCTGATCCACGCCTTCTCCGAGCTGGACGTGCCGCTGGACGTGATGGTGATCGACAACGCCGCCGGCATCGCCGATGGCGTCCTGACCTTCTGCCAGGCCGCGCACGACGTGGTGGTGGTGGTCTGCGACGAGCCGGCCTCGATGACCGACGCCTATGCGCTGATCAAGGTCCTGGGCCGCGACCGCGGCGTGCGCCGCGTGCACGTGCTGGCCAACCAGGTCGGCGATGCCACCGAGGGCCCGGCGCTGTTCGCCAAGCTCGAGCGCGTGGTCAGCCGCTTCCTGGACATCACCCTGAACTACCTCGGCGCGGTCCCGCGCGACGAATGGCTGCGCCGCGCCGTGCAGCGCCAGGAGACGGTGGTCGACGCCTTCCCCTCGGCGCCCTCGGCCATCGCCTTCCGCGACATCGCCCGCCGCGCGCGGCAGTGGCAGCAGCCCACCGCGCCGCGCGGCCACGTCGAGTTCTTCCTTGAACGCCTGGTCGGCCAGCCCGCCGAAGGGAGCCCGGCATGAACCTCATGGCCACCGCCCAGTACCGCGCCCATCAGCAGGGCTCGCCCGCGGAGATCGTCGAGCGTCACGGCGAACTGGTGCGCCGCATCGCCCACCATCTGGCCGCGCGCCTGCCGGCCAGCGTGGAGATCGACGACCTGGTCCAGGCCGGCATGCTGGGCCTGATCGACGCGGCCCGGAACTACCAGAACGACCAGGGCGCGACCTTCGAGACCTACGCCTCCATCCGCATCCGCGGCGCGATGATCGACGAGATGCGCAGGGGCGACTGGACCCCGCGCTCGGTGCACCGCAGCTATCGCGAGATGGTGTCCGCCGTGCGCCAGGTCGAGCAGGCGACCGGCCGCGCGGCCACCGCCGCGCAGGTGGCCGCGGTCATGCAGATCCCGCTGGACGAGTACCACCACCTGGTCGAGGACGCCGCCCGCGGCCAGATCACCAGCCTGGATGCGCACATCGACGAACACGACGGCGAGGCCCGCCTGGCCAGCGCCGACGGCGCCACCCCCGCCCGCGCCTTCGAGCAGGGCGCCTTCCGCGAGGCGCTGGCCGAGGCCATCGCCGGCCTGCCCGAGCGCGAGGCGCTGGTGCTCTCGCTGTACTACGAGCAGGAACTCAACCTGCGCGAGATCGGTGCGGTCCTGTCGGTCAGCGAATCGCGCGTCTGCCAGATCCACGGCCAGGCCGTGATCCGCCTGCGCGCCCGCCTGGGCGAATGGAAGCGCGAACCGGCGGAGATCGACTGAGGGGCCCCGCTCGGCGGGACGCTGAAGCCAAAAGCTGGAAAGCACCCCTCCTCGCCCTCCCCTTCGCTGCGCGAAAGAAGAGACGCGGGCTCCACCCACATCCAGGAACCGGGCACTTGATCACGCCGCGACAGTGATCCATCCCGAACCCGCCCGCTAAGCCTGGCGCGGATCTTGCAACCTGTTTCCATTGCGCGACGCATCCGCAGTGCGAAAGCGCGAGTCCCCGGCTCGCGCGTCGTCCCGCGTGTGCGGCCGCGCGCGAAACCCCCACTTCAGGAATCCGGCGCGCGGCCGTCATACAGATCATGGACAAGCTCAGCCTCGTTGGTGCCATTCTCGCGCTGGTCGCGCTGCTGCTCGGCAGCGTGCTCAAGGGCGCCGGCATCGAAAGCCTGTGGTCGCCGGCCGCGTTCGTGATCGTGGTCATCGGCACCTTCGCCGCGATCATGCTGCAGACCCACATGTCCACCTTCCTGCTGGCATTCAAGCTGGTCAAATGGGTGTTCATGCCGCCCTCGCAGGATCGCGCCGGGGTGCTGGCCAAGATCGTCGAGTGGTCCAACACCGCGCGCAAGCAGGGCCTGCTGGGCCTGGAGGCGCAGGTCAAGGAGCAGGACGACGCCTTCATCAAGAAGGGCCTGCAGATGGTGGTCGACGGCATCGAGCCCGAGTCGATCCGTAACGTGCTGGAAACCGACATGCATCACCAGCAGACCCGCGACACCGCCGCAGCCAAGGTGTTCGAGGGCATGGGCATCTACGCGCCGACCCTGGGCATCATCGGCGCGGTGCTGGGCCTGATCGCGGTGATGAAGAACCTGGCCGACCCGTCCAAGCTCGGCCATGGCATCGGCGCGGCGTTCACCGCTACCATCTACGGCATCGGCATGGCCAACCTGATGTTCCTGCCGGTGGCCGCCAAGCTCAAGGCCCTGATCGCCGAACAGAACGAATCGCGTGAGATGATCCTGGAAGGGCTGATCGCCATCGCCCAGGGCGAGAACCCACGCAACATCGAATCCCGCCTCTCCGTCTACGTCGCGCACTAGATCAAGGACAAGGACGACCTCCCGCCATGGCGCGCAAGCACCAGCACGAAGACCACGTCAACCATGAGGCCTGGGCGATCCCCATGGGCGATCTCATGACGTTGCTGCTGGCCTTCTTCGTGGTGATGTACGCGATCTCCTCGGTCAACGAGGGCAAGTTCCGCGCGGTGTCAGACGCGCTCAACGCCGAGTTCGGCGGCCCGCCGCGCTCGGTCTCGCCGGTCCAGCTGGGCAGGCACCAGCTGCTGGGATCCTCCTTCGACCGGCCCTCGCTGGCGACCTCGGCCGCGCGCATCGGCCCGGCCCCGGCCAGCCAGCTGATGCAGGCCAAGATGCGACAGGCGCTGGACGCCCCGCGCTACGGCCAGTCCACCGTCGGCATGACCCCGACCGCGTTCAACGCCGCGGCCGGCCAGGGCGCGGGCCCGGGCGGGCTGGGCGGCGGCCAGCTGGGCGCGGTGGGCGAGAACATCCAGGCCGTGCTCTCCGACCTGGTGGCCAAGCACCAGGTCACCGTGCGCCGCGGCGAGAACTATCTGGAAGTGGAGATTCAGAGCGACATCCTGTTCTCCAGCGGCGTGGCCACGCCCAATGCCGTGGCCGCGGTCACCGTCCAGCGCGTGGCCGAGGTGCTGCGCGACGTGCCCAATGCGGTGCGCGTGGAGGGCTATACCGATGACCAGCCCATCGCCACGGCGCAGTTCGCCTCCAACTGGGAGCTGTCGGCCGCGCGCGCGGCCAGCGTGGTCCACGTGCTGACCCAGACCGGCGTGTCGCCGGCGCGGCTGGCAGTGGTGGGCTACGGGCAGTTCCAGCCCATCGCCGACAACACTACCGCCCAGGGCCGCAATGCCAATCGCCGCGTGGTGCTGGTGATCCTGGCCGCGCCCAACGGCGGCCGCCCGCGTGGGCCGGATTCGGTCAGCCCCGACATGTTGCAGACCCCGCCGTCCACGCCGGTGGCGGTCACCCCGCTGCCCGCCAACGTGGAGGCCGCCGGTTGATGCAGACCTGGGCGATCGCCAACCAGAAGGGCGGCGTGGGCAAGACCACGACCACCCTGTGCCTGGCGCGCTGCCTGGCGCAGGCGGGCCGGCACGTGCTGATCGTGGACATGGATCCGCACGCCTCGATGACGCGCGCGTTCAATGTTCCGCGCCACCCGGTGCCCAGCGGAACCCACGAACTGTTCGGCCCCGGCGCACCCACGGCCGATGCGCTGGCCCGCACCACGCCCATCGACGGCCTGCGCCTGCTCGCCGCGCAGCCCGCGCTGGCCACGCTGGAACGCCGCAGCGCCAGCCAGCCGGGCCTGGGCATGGCGCTGCAGCGCGCGCTGGCCGGCGTGGTCGACCTGTACGACGCCGTGCTGCTCGACTGCCCGCCCACGCTGGGCCTGCTGATGGTCAACGCGCTGGCCGCGGCCGACGCGCTGATCGTGCCGACCCAGACCGATCCGCTGGCCCTGCACGGCCTGGCCGACATGCTGCATACCGCCGAGATGGTCGAGACCTCGCGCCGCCGGCCGCTGCCGCGGTTCGTGCTGCCCACGCTGTACGACGGCCGCACCACCCTGGGCACGCAGAGCCTGGAGCTGATGCACGGGCTGTACGCCGGGCGCGTGTGGCCGCAGGCCATCCCGATGGACGCCCGCCTGCGCGATGCCCGCGCGCTGGCCTCGGCCGCGCCCATGACCGGTCCCGGCGCCGACGCCTACCGCCAGGCGCTGGCCTGGCTGCAGAGCCAGCCGCCGCTGTCGGCCGCCCAGAGCCAGGCCGCGTGAACCGCTCGCCCTTCGAAGATCCGATCGCCGGCTACGTCGATGCCCTGCTCGACGATCCGGCGCGCGAGCGCGCCCGCACCGAGGAGGATCCGGTCACCGGCCTGCCCACGCGCAACGGCCTGCTGGTCGCGCTGGACGAGCGCCGCAGCCAGGGCGTGCCCACGGCGGTGGCGGTGCTGGGCCTGGACAACTTCCGCTCGGTCATCGTGACCCTGGGCCACGCCACCGCCGACACGGTGCTGCAGGTGGTGGCCGCGCGCCTGCTGGCGCGTCTGCCCGACGACGTGTTCCTGGCGCGGCTGGAGGGCGACGAGTTCGCGCTGTGCTTCCCCAGCGCGCGGCAGAAGCCGGTGGAGGCCACGCTCAACGCGCTGCTGCTGGACCTGGCGCAACCGTGCGAGGTCGACCTGCACCGCGTGCACCTGGACGCCTGCATCGGCGTGGCGATGGACGGCGAGACCGAACCGGCCCCGCCGCCGGCGCCGGCCGACGAGATCGCGGCGGTCGACGACTCGCCCGAACTGCCCGATGCGCTGGAGCTGGTCACCCGCGCGCAGCTGGCCATGCACTACGCCAAGCGCACCCGCGGGCGTTCGCTGCGGCGCTTCGAGCCGAGCATGCGCACCGAGGCCATCGACCGGCGCAAGCTGGACCTGGAACTGCGCCGCGCCCACCGCGACGGCGAGTTCGAGCTGCACTACCAGCCGCAGATCGAACTCAAGTCCGGCCGCGTGTCCGGCGCCGAGGCCCTGCTGCGCTGGCGCCATCCCGAACGCGGCCTGCTGATGCCCGCCGAGTTCCTCAACGCGCTGGCCATCAGCGGCATCGCCACCACGGTGGGCTGGTGGGTGCTGGAACGGGCCTGCAGGGACGCGGTCAGCTGGCCGCTGATGGACGGCCGCCCGCTGGCGGTGAGCGTGAACCTGTTCCCCGTGCAATTCGCCCACGAGGACCTGCTCAAGGAAGTGGACAACGCCCTGGCCGTCAGCGGCCTGGCGCCGGCGCGGCTGGAGCTGGAACTGACCGAGATCATCGCGCTCAGCGACGATGGCAACGCCGCCAACAC
The window above is part of the Pseudoxanthomonas sp. X-1 genome. Proteins encoded here:
- the flhF gene encoding flagellar biosynthesis protein FlhF, with translation MNIKSFVASDMRTALRMIRDAQGPDAVILSSRPVAGGIEVVSATGYDQAALARAMRAVGADPADASPAALSALAQQQLPAGIPASVGIPAPAAPLPPVAAAPQPPAAQSDPAAAFAAALHQARPEASGSDSLLARARARLRGQPAEPAPTAAPAPERPAAPEATAQVDVQDFAAALRARLAESEAQATVTLDMTRPAQPINAAPVAPAAAARVEAPVEPARPALSVVPGVEMDPAIVAMREEMARMRALMEAQMEQLALERLRGSPARAAAFDALTGYGCEQALAQAVALRVDPSLPLAEVGAAMLAELADSLTVCASETIDEGGVIALVGPTGAGKTTTAAKLAARFAARHRARDVALITTDCERPGAHEQLQAYGRRLGITVCEARGIGGLQLALEQLADYPLVLVDTTGYAPTDRALFNQILWLRATTKVRSLLVLPANGHAQDMGEVIRRYRPAAPEGLILTKLDETGYLGSALSVAARTAMPIAYTTNGQRIDSDIDAADAAAIAQAMESARRSSDVATHGIETRHAVA
- a CDS encoding MinD/ParA family protein is translated as MQSPDPRAPRMPRVIAVASGKGGVGKTTTSINLAAAMVNAGQRTLLLDTDLGLANADVMLGLSPRFTLSDVFAGKCTLADTLLEGPGGLLVVPAASGKQHMAQLSPAEHTGLIHAFSELDVPLDVMVIDNAAGIADGVLTFCQAAHDVVVVVCDEPASMTDAYALIKVLGRDRGVRRVHVLANQVGDATEGPALFAKLERVVSRFLDITLNYLGAVPRDEWLRRAVQRQETVVDAFPSAPSAIAFRDIARRARQWQQPTAPRGHVEFFLERLVGQPAEGSPA
- a CDS encoding RNA polymerase sigma factor FliA; translated protein: MNLMATAQYRAHQQGSPAEIVERHGELVRRIAHHLAARLPASVEIDDLVQAGMLGLIDAARNYQNDQGATFETYASIRIRGAMIDEMRRGDWTPRSVHRSYREMVSAVRQVEQATGRAATAAQVAAVMQIPLDEYHHLVEDAARGQITSLDAHIDEHDGEARLASADGATPARAFEQGAFREALAEAIAGLPEREALVLSLYYEQELNLREIGAVLSVSESRVCQIHGQAVIRLRARLGEWKREPAEID
- a CDS encoding flagellar motor protein, which encodes MDKLSLVGAILALVALLLGSVLKGAGIESLWSPAAFVIVVIGTFAAIMLQTHMSTFLLAFKLVKWVFMPPSQDRAGVLAKIVEWSNTARKQGLLGLEAQVKEQDDAFIKKGLQMVVDGIEPESIRNVLETDMHHQQTRDTAAAKVFEGMGIYAPTLGIIGAVLGLIAVMKNLADPSKLGHGIGAAFTATIYGIGMANLMFLPVAAKLKALIAEQNESREMILEGLIAIAQGENPRNIESRLSVYVAH
- the motD gene encoding flagellar motor protein MotD, producing the protein MARKHQHEDHVNHEAWAIPMGDLMTLLLAFFVVMYAISSVNEGKFRAVSDALNAEFGGPPRSVSPVQLGRHQLLGSSFDRPSLATSAARIGPAPASQLMQAKMRQALDAPRYGQSTVGMTPTAFNAAAGQGAGPGGLGGGQLGAVGENIQAVLSDLVAKHQVTVRRGENYLEVEIQSDILFSSGVATPNAVAAVTVQRVAEVLRDVPNAVRVEGYTDDQPIATAQFASNWELSAARAASVVHVLTQTGVSPARLAVVGYGQFQPIADNTTAQGRNANRRVVLVILAAPNGGRPRGPDSVSPDMLQTPPSTPVAVTPLPANVEAAG
- a CDS encoding ParA family protein, translating into MQTWAIANQKGGVGKTTTTLCLARCLAQAGRHVLIVDMDPHASMTRAFNVPRHPVPSGTHELFGPGAPTADALARTTPIDGLRLLAAQPALATLERRSASQPGLGMALQRALAGVVDLYDAVLLDCPPTLGLLMVNALAAADALIVPTQTDPLALHGLADMLHTAEMVETSRRRPLPRFVLPTLYDGRTTLGTQSLELMHGLYAGRVWPQAIPMDARLRDARALASAAPMTGPGADAYRQALAWLQSQPPLSAAQSQAA
- a CDS encoding bifunctional diguanylate cyclase/phosphodiesterase, with the translated sequence MNRSPFEDPIAGYVDALLDDPARERARTEEDPVTGLPTRNGLLVALDERRSQGVPTAVAVLGLDNFRSVIVTLGHATADTVLQVVAARLLARLPDDVFLARLEGDEFALCFPSARQKPVEATLNALLLDLAQPCEVDLHRVHLDACIGVAMDGETEPAPPPAPADEIAAVDDSPELPDALELVTRAQLAMHYAKRTRGRSLRRFEPSMRTEAIDRRKLDLELRRAHRDGEFELHYQPQIELKSGRVSGAEALLRWRHPERGLLMPAEFLNALAISGIATTVGWWVLERACRDAVSWPLMDGRPLAVSVNLFPVQFAHEDLLKEVDNALAVSGLAPARLELELTEIIALSDDGNAANTLQQLRRRGLRVAYDDFGTGYASLSTLHHLAVDRVKIDRGFVRDVMQDRGDAAIVRSILLIARNFDLQVTAEGVETDTQAEFLRALGCNEVQGYLYSPALPRVDFDAWLDRYQRSRSLPDDRR